In the Limanda limanda chromosome 10, fLimLim1.1, whole genome shotgun sequence genome, one interval contains:
- the sox3 gene encoding transcription factor Sox-3, translating into MYNMMETEIKSPLPQSGSAQGAKNNSASDQERVKRPMNAFMVWSRGQRRKMAQENPKMHNSEISKRLGADWKLLTDAEKRPFIDEAKRLRAMHMKEHPDYKYRPRRKTKTLLKKDKYSLPGGLLPPGANVVNNAVVGQRMDGYAHMNGWTNSAYSLMQDQLSYPQHHSMNSPQIQQMHRYEMAGLQYPMMSSAQSYMNAASTYGMSPAYTQQSGNMGLSSMASVCKTEPSSPPPAITSHSQRACLGDLRDMISMYLPPGGDSSAEHSSLQSSRLHSVHPHYQSAGTGVNGTLPLTHI; encoded by the coding sequence ATGTACAACATGATGGAAACCGAGATCAAGAGCCCTCTCCCGCAGTCCGGCTCGGCACAGGGCGCAAAGAACAACAGTGCCAGCGACCAGGAGCGGGTGAAGCGGCCCATGAACGCCTTCATGGTGTGGTCCCGGGGCCAGCGCAGGAAGATGGCCCAGGagaaccccaagatgcacaacTCCGAAATCAGCAAGCGACTCGGCGCCGACTGGAAACTTCTGACCGACGCTGAGAAGAGGCCGTTCATCGACGAGGCCAAGCGGCTCCGCGCCATGCACATGAAGGAGCATCCGGATTACAAATACCGTCCCCGCAGGAAGACCAAGACCCTGCTGAAGAAAGACAAGTACTCTTTGCCCGGGGGTCTGCTGCCACCGGGGGCCAACGTGGTCAACAACGCGGTGGTGGGCCAGAGGATGGACGGCTACGCGCACATGAACGGCTGGACGAACAGCGCGTACTCCCTGATGCAGGACCAGCTGTCCTACCCGCAGCACCACAGCATGAACAGCCCGCAGATCCAGCAGATGCACCGGTACGAGATGGCCGGGCTCCAGTACCCGATGATGTCCTCGGCGCAGTCCTACATGAACGCGGCCTCCACGTACGGCATGTCCCCGGCGTACACGCAGCAATCCGGCAACATGGGCCTGAGCTCCATGGCGTCCGTGTGCAAGACCGAGCCCAGCTCCCCTCCGCCGGCCATCACGTCCCACTCCCAGCGGGCCTGCTTGGGGGACCTGAGGGACATGATCAGCATGTACCTGCCGCCGGGCGGGGACAGCTCTGCGGAGCACTCCTCCCTCCAGAGCAGCCGGTTACACAGCGTGCACCCGCACTACCAGAGCGCGGGCACCGGCGTCAACGGGACGCTACCTCTCACCcacatctga